In one Pempheris klunzingeri isolate RE-2024b chromosome 8, fPemKlu1.hap1, whole genome shotgun sequence genomic region, the following are encoded:
- the LOC139205090 gene encoding pleckstrin homology domain-containing family O member 1-like, which produces MKKNNSGKRGPQDSAQQHAQPEKVGWIRKFCGKGIFREIWKNRFVVLRGDQLFICEKEVKELGRADEVLDLSDYERCEEIRKNKSRSKKNHSKFRLQRCSTPGNTVPNLVFLAVSPEEKESWINVLNVGITRAKNRILDEVTVEDSQLLHLTRDRVKIPHNRRLPTRGHLLAVASTSSSDGMLTLDLIQEEDAPPPQGADDCDAFGVHLDKAVHLSADCPRSKTDGALSARTTEASGKSQSLPREVAVVWEQTPQPGKRLTTAEKNRCASMDEILTHTETKAARNKTAPMTRSPVSTPSGTAAPVGRLQELISQKLEMTEQLLTEVRGGAGGEAGEQVRMKEKEAAEAERLLKEAAAAWSQAHEVLEEVKELRALYRQLDPPSPLSPSNSTKLNPDRKSSK; this is translated from the exons gGCCCGCAGGACTCGGCGCAGCAGCACGCTCAGCCCGAGAAGGTCGGCTGGATCCGGAAGTTCTGCGGTAAAGGGATCTTCAGGGAGATCTGGAAGAACCGCTTCGTGGTTCTGAGGGGAGACCAGCTGTTCATCTGTGAGAAGGAG GTGAAGGAGCTGGGTCGGGCTGACGAGGTTCTGGACCTGTCGGACTACGAGCGCTGTGAGGAGATCAGGAAGAACAAGAGTCGCAGCAAAAAGAACCACAGCAAGTTCAGactgcagcgctgcagcacGCCAGGGAACACg gtcCCTAACCTGGTCTTCCTGGCAGTCAGTCCAGAGGAAAAAGAGTCCTGGATCAACGTCCTAAACGTCGGCATCACACGAGCCAAAAACAGGATCCTGGATGAg GTGACGGTTGAAGACTCTCAGCTGCTTCATCTGACTCGAGACCGAGTGAAGATTCCTCACAACCGACGGCTGCCGACCAGAGGACACCTGCTGGCTGTG gcctccacctcctcctctgacgGGATGCTGACCCTGGATCTGATCCAGGAGGAGGACGCCCCCCCGCCTCAGGGCGCCGATGACTGCGACGCCTTCGGGGTCCACTTGGACAAAGCGGTCCACCTCAGCGCGGACTGCCCCCGTTCCAAAACCGACGGCGCCCTCTCTGCCAGGACCACAGAGGCTTCTGGGAAATCGCAGAGCCTTCCCCGTGAGGTGGCAGTGGTGTGGGAGCAGACCCCCCAGCCCGGAAAGCGCCTGACCACGGCGGAGAAAAACCGCTGCGCCTCCATGGACGAGATCCTGACACACACCGAGACTAAGGCTGCGAGGAACAAGACGGCGCCGATGACTCGCTCGCCGGTGTCGACGCCGAGCGGCACCGCGGCGCCCGTCGGCCGGCTGCAGGAGCTGATCAGCCAGAAGCTGGAGATGACGGAGCAGCTGCTGACGGAGGTGCGGGGGGGCGCTGGAGGGGAGGCCGGAGAGCAGGTGAggatgaaggagaaggaggcggCCGAAGCCGAGAGACTCCTGAAGGAGGCGGCGGCGGCCTGGAGTCAGGCCCACGaggtgctggaggaggtgaaggagctGAGGGCACTGTACCGACAACtggaccccccctcccccctcagcCCCTCCAACAGCACCAAGCTAAACCCAGACCGCAAGAGCTCCAAGTGA
- the LOC139205091 gene encoding acidic leucine-rich nuclear phosphoprotein 32 family member E-like isoform X1 has protein sequence MEMKKRISLELRNRNPAEVVELVVDNCRSGDGEVEGLTDEYSELEVLSMVNVGLTSLSRLPSLPKLRKLEVSDNTISGGLDTLAEKCPNLTYLNLSGNKIKELSAIDGLQNLKNLKSLDLYSCEVSTLDDYRESVLELLPQLTYLDGYDQEDNEAPDSDHDDEDEAGPHGDEDDDDEDEDEDSEGEEDEVGLSYLMKEGIQDEEDDGDYVEEEEEDEEEEEEDGDVHGAAVQGEKRKRDAEDEGDDDDDE, from the exons atggagatgaagaagaggatcAGCCTGGAGCTGAGGAACAGGAACCCGGCGGAG gtggtggagctggtggtggaTAACTGCCGGTCCGGTGACGGGGAGGTGGAGGGTCTGACAGACGAGTACAGCGAGCTGGAGGTCCTCAGCATGGTGAACGTCGGCCTCACGTCGCTCTCCAGACTGCCCTCACTGCCCAAACTACGCAAG ctggagGTGAGTGATAACACCATCTCAGGAGGTCTGGACACACTGGCGGAGAAATGTCCCAACCTGACGTACCTGAACCTGAGCGGGAACAAGATCAAAGAGCTGAGCGCCATCGATGGCCTG CAGAACCTGAAGAACCTGAAGAGTCTGGACCTGTACAGCTGTGAGGTGTCCACGCTggacgactacagggagagcGTGTTGGAGCTCCTGCCTCAGCTCACCTACCTGGACGGGTACGACCAGGAGGACAACGAGGCGCCAGACTCCGACCACG ACGATGAAGATGAAGCTGGTCCCCATGGAGACGAAGACGATGACgacgaggatgaggatgaggactCTGAGGGAGAAGAGGACGAGGTGGGGCTGTCGTACCTGATGAAGGAGGGGATCCAG gatgaagaggatgatggCGACTAcgttgaggaagaggaggaggacgaggaggaggaggaggaagatggag ATGTCCACGGTGCCGCCGTTcagggggagaagaggaagagagacgcAGAGGATGAAGgcgacgatgacgatgatgaatAG
- the LOC139205091 gene encoding acidic leucine-rich nuclear phosphoprotein 32 family member E-like isoform X2 has translation MEMKKRISLELRNRNPAEVVELVVDNCRSGDGEVEGLTDEYSELEVLSMVNVGLTSLSRLPSLPKLRKLEVSDNTISGGLDTLAEKCPNLTYLNLSGNKIKELSAIDGLNLKNLKSLDLYSCEVSTLDDYRESVLELLPQLTYLDGYDQEDNEAPDSDHDDEDEAGPHGDEDDDDEDEDEDSEGEEDEVGLSYLMKEGIQDEEDDGDYVEEEEEDEEEEEEDGDVHGAAVQGEKRKRDAEDEGDDDDDE, from the exons atggagatgaagaagaggatcAGCCTGGAGCTGAGGAACAGGAACCCGGCGGAG gtggtggagctggtggtggaTAACTGCCGGTCCGGTGACGGGGAGGTGGAGGGTCTGACAGACGAGTACAGCGAGCTGGAGGTCCTCAGCATGGTGAACGTCGGCCTCACGTCGCTCTCCAGACTGCCCTCACTGCCCAAACTACGCAAG ctggagGTGAGTGATAACACCATCTCAGGAGGTCTGGACACACTGGCGGAGAAATGTCCCAACCTGACGTACCTGAACCTGAGCGGGAACAAGATCAAAGAGCTGAGCGCCATCGATGGCCTG AACCTGAAGAACCTGAAGAGTCTGGACCTGTACAGCTGTGAGGTGTCCACGCTggacgactacagggagagcGTGTTGGAGCTCCTGCCTCAGCTCACCTACCTGGACGGGTACGACCAGGAGGACAACGAGGCGCCAGACTCCGACCACG ACGATGAAGATGAAGCTGGTCCCCATGGAGACGAAGACGATGACgacgaggatgaggatgaggactCTGAGGGAGAAGAGGACGAGGTGGGGCTGTCGTACCTGATGAAGGAGGGGATCCAG gatgaagaggatgatggCGACTAcgttgaggaagaggaggaggacgaggaggaggaggaggaagatggag ATGTCCACGGTGCCGCCGTTcagggggagaagaggaagagagacgcAGAGGATGAAGgcgacgatgacgatgatgaatAG